From the genome of Fulvia fulva chromosome 12, complete sequence:
TGCAACGGCCGGTGTGATATGAAAGGAAAGCTGTAAATGAGGGAAGAGGGATGGAGGCCACTGCGGCGCTAGAAAGAAGCTTGTCCTGTGCTGTGTGCATAGGGTATGACCCGATTGACATTGAGATTGTTACGGTATACATGAGAGAGTCTCGTACGAGTAGGAGTGTTACATATACTGTTAGTAAGGAAGTAGGTTGATGTGCTGTCCCTCTCGACAGGTGTAGTCATGCTTATCAGAAGTGTATGCTCCCAAGCCAAGGCCAGAATCTTACCGCCGCGCAATGGCTGGACGCAGTACTGGCCAAGCAGCCACGTGAACAGTTGATCTCAACCATTGTAGAGCTTCTGATCGGCCCCATGGGGTGGTGAGTGTATCTCCCACCTGATTGATCACCCCTCGTGTCCATCAAGCCTTCAGGCAGCCACCGGACACAGCTCGGTCCCATTCATCTTTGTGAAGAGCGTTGTGGGCCGTTGGAAACGTTGCACCGGGATGAAGCTTGTTAGACACGCGAGTTCGTATTATAGTGTTGGCGAGAGTTTTCCAGGCTGCTGGAATGCATTGTTGAACAGCACGCAGAGACATGCAGAAAGGAGCGCGGTGTTGAGGCATAGGTAGGATGGCCTAGGACAGCATAGCACGAGGCGCATCGGGATCTGCTCTTGCCGATGTCTCAAAGAAATGATGGAGATGTCGGCTTGGCGCAGGCTTGCAGGCAAAGAAAAAGCTACCACAGCATCGTCATCGTCATCCTCGAGCGGAGAAAGGGCCAAGGCAGGGCAGGTGAGGTAAGATGTTACGGCACGTTTTGAGCCACTCGCCTTCCCGCCATTCATGAGCCAAATCACAGCAAGCGAACCACTTTCTCGTGTCTGTAAGTACCGAGTCCCGTTCTTTCTCTACCTCTTAGGCTCCACTGTTCTGCTGTTCGTCGCGTGGCTCTTCTGCAAGAGTACACCGACTAAACTCACGAGGTCGTCCTGTACGTGCTTTCCTTGGCCGTGCGATTGTGTGCTCGGTACAAGCAGGCTGGCTGGTCTGGAGTGTGGTAGCGTTGAAAGAGCGTGGCTGTCACGAGTGGCACTTTGGGTGTACGATACGACGCGGCTGAGGAACCGACCGGTCAAGAGTCTGGACGACGTACGAAGCAACTGTGACCGAGAGAAGCTGGCATGAAGAGCACCCTCGCGCAATGTCGATATTGAGCACACGACCACACCACCTTGCGAAGCGACGAAAGAGACTGAGCTGGAGTATGGGCCTGAACAGCGTCGGTGATTGAAGGACAGGACAGCACAGGACAAGGACGAACATACCGCAAGAATGGCTTCGACGAACAACGCTCCGGGCCCGCCGCATGGCGACGTCCAAGGTCGCAGCGAGGCAGTCCTGGCAGTCACGATCGTAATGATCGTCCTCTGCTCCATCTTCGTCTTCTTCCGCATGCTATCGCGAGTCGCGATCGTGAGGAAGATTACCGTCGACGACTACTTCATGGTAATCGCATGGGCGATCGCAACGGGCCTCTCGATCGCCATCTGCTATGGATGCGCGTATGGACTCGGACGGCATGAGGTGGACGTTCCGGATAGCTGGCAGTCTGGATTGAGGAAGAGTAACTATGCTTTCAGCATCTTGTACCAACCCGCGCTTATGGCGACGAAGACGTCGATTCTGGCTTTCTACTTGACGTTTTCGAAGGCGAATCATATCTTTCGATGGGCTTGCTATTCGGTGCTGTTCGTGGTCAATGCGGGTGGCTTTGCGCTGACTATGGTTACTGTCTTCCAGTGCAATCCTATTTCGGCGGTGTTTGCGCTGGTCACGCCGGAGGATGCGAAGTGTACGGATATTCTGACGATCTATCTGGCTTCGGTTCCGCTGAACATCATTACGGATCTGGCGATTTTATTCCTGCCGATGCCGACGTTGACGTCGATGCGCTTGCCGAGGAAGCAGAAGATCATCCTGGTGGTGACGTTCAGCTTCGGTATATTTGTGGCGGTGGTCGACATTGTCAGAATCTCGTACCTGCAGTCTGCTTCGGAGACACGATTGGCGGAGCTGGCATCATCACGGAACGACAACGATTTGACGCGGACGGCCGAGGAGACGGACGCATCGTTCTATCTGGCATTCTCGTTCATGTGGAGTGCGATCGAAGTCACGGTAGGAATCATGTGTGCTTGCGTACCAGGTCTCAAGCCGCTCGTGGCGCGATTCATGCCAAATATGCTGCGAGATCCTGGCGACGCACCTTCACAATTCGGCTCCTATTCGATGCCAAAGGATGATCACACTCATGCGGCTCCGCTGCCAAGTCCGGAAGAGGTGCATCATCACGACATGGGACGTGCACCAGAGCATGGCGACGAGCATGAAGAACGAGAGATGGACTTTATGGAGTTCCTCACAACGCCAAGAGACTTCGCTCGGCCAGTTAGCAATGAGCAGCAGAGGCAAGGCGAAGCAGATGTTGGCATGATGGACTTCCTCACGACTCCAGATATGGCTTCTCTTCCGCCGATTGAACGTTCCCAAACGGCACTGACTAACACGACACGGCATACGGCGCCTGATGCGCCAGCATTCTTTGACTTTGTGGATATGCGGCAGAAGAAGAGCTTGGTCCACCTTACGAATCGCGAATCAATCTATCCTGTCACTCTGGTAACTGTACTATTCTTCATATGGGGCTTCGAGTACGGCCTGATTGATACCCTGAACCACCAATACCAGACCGTTGCGAATACCACGACTGGCCAATCACTGGGCATCCGCTGCGCATACTACGTAGGCTACTTCGTTGGCCCGCTGCTCGTTGGTAGATGGGTTCTGCAGCACTGGGGCTTCAAGGCATGCTATCCGATAGGTCTGGCCATCTATGCCGCGGGCTGTCTGATCTTCTGGCCAGCCGCAGTACTGACCTCTTGGCCGACGTTACTCGTGACGAACTTCATCGTTGGCTTCGGCCTGTCGATACTGGAAGTCTCGGCGAATCCGTTCATCGTGCTGTGCGGACCAGCTGAGTACGCTGAGATCAGGCTCAACCTCAGCCAGGGCGTGCAGGCCATCGGAAGTATCATTGCACCCTTAATCGCTGACAAGGCCTTTTACCACAAGACTCAAGATGCTCCATCGTTAGTCAACACGCAATGGGCTTATCTTGGAATCTCTCTGGCCACGATCATCATGGCTGTCATCTATTACTACGTCCCACTTTCCGAAGCGACGGATGTCGAGCTCGAAGACGCAGCAGAACGAATTGA
Proteins encoded in this window:
- a CDS encoding L-fucose-proton symporter, whose translation is MASTNNAPGPPHGDVQGRSEAVLAVTIVMIVLCSIFVFFRMLSRVAIVRKITVDDYFMVIAWAIATGLSIAICYGCAYGLGRHEVDVPDSWQSGLRKSNYAFSILYQPALMATKTSILAFYLTFSKANHIFRWACYSVLFVVNAGGFALTMVTVFQCNPISAVFALVTPEDAKCTDILTIYLASVPLNIITDLAILFLPMPTLTSMRLPRKQKIILVVTFSFGIFVAVVDIVRISYLQSASETRLAELASSRNDNDLTRTAEETDASFYLAFSFMWSAIEVTVGIMCACVPGLKPLVARFMPNMLRDPGDAPSQFGSYSMPKDDHTHAAPLPSPEEVHHHDMGRAPEHGDEHEEREMDFMEFLTTPRDFARPVSNEQQRQGEADVGMMDFLTTPDMASLPPIERSQTALTNTTRHTAPDAPAFFDFVDMRQKKSLVHLTNRESIYPVTLVTVLFFIWGFEYGLIDTLNHQYQTVANTTTGQSLGIRCAYYVGYFVGPLLVGRWVLQHWGFKACYPIGLAIYAAGCLIFWPAAVLTSWPTLLVTNFIVGFGLSILEVSANPFIVLCGPAEYAEIRLNLSQGVQAIGSIIAPLIADKAFYHKTQDAPSLVNTQWAYLGISLATIIMAVIYYYVPLSEATDVELEDAAERIDGANKAKVGNVRVIWIVLGLGVVSQFCYVGAQEVNGTSFGPYLAAVAPTYNIANYLAIAHTAFAISRFLAAALGFWVKPRLLLLLFFSGAILFNALCTHFTGDTAVALMIMVFFCEGPLFSLIYAQALRGQGRHTKFAAVLITSAISGGAVFSPISSTIVNSGRSVPYSLVVAIAAFAGAIVFGFALNGNEMIRRLVDPIDGAAASGSRPSSTSSRVSRALSILSFGKKKRNGSGSKDVEYRERKVDSPTPLNEI